A genomic stretch from Helianthus annuus cultivar XRQ/B chromosome 1, HanXRQr2.0-SUNRISE, whole genome shotgun sequence includes:
- the LOC110930810 gene encoding dirigent protein 19-like, which translates to MDIPLTKTPESGSKLLGRVQGIDGRAWHEKLVQLMAMNIVFFTKKYNGSTLTLLGRNPMSDEVREMPVVGGSGLFRFARGYLQASTYSVDFQTRDNVIEYIVHVFHY; encoded by the coding sequence ATGGACATTCCATTGACGAAAACACCCGAATCAGGATCAAAGTTATTGGGGAGGGTACAAGGAATTGACGGAAGAGCATGGCACGAGAAACTCGTGCAATTGATGGCAATGAACATTGTGTTTTTCACCAAGAAGTATAACGGGAGTACGTTGACGCTTTTGGGGCGGAACCCGATGTCCGATGAGGTGAGGGAGATGCCAGTGGTAGGAGGGAGTGGGCTTTTTCGGTTTGCTAGAGGGTATCTTCAGGCAAGTACGTATAGTGTTGATTTCCAAACACGGGATAATGTTATTGAGTATATTGTTCATGTTTTTCATTATTGA